From Catharus ustulatus isolate bCatUst1 chromosome 6, bCatUst1.pri.v2, whole genome shotgun sequence, a single genomic window includes:
- the BAG5 gene encoding BAG family molecular chaperone regulator 5 isoform X1: MEGQGTASAEGEQVHLELDEGRGMDMGNQHPSIKRLHEIQKEVKEIEQQVALFSGLSSDRDYKKLERSLTKQLFEIDSVDTEGKGDIQQARKRAAQETERLLKELEQNANHPRRLEIEALFKEAQLLVEREITPFYKGGNCISDEFEEGIQDIVLRLTQVKTGGKVSLRKARYRTLTKICAVQEIIESGVKQQLSLPLSNDAHPSVSKINSVMCEVNKARGTLIALLMGVSSNDTCRHLSCVLTGLIADLDALDVCGRTEIRNYRKGVVEEINRLQRYLDLDEEANSTHAYDLAQNQSILKIEEIRKKMKEVNSLLLKTENASDLYLGSKAELQGLIAQLDEVSPGKNPCIREARRRAVIEIQTLITYIDLKEALEKRQMYPEQTAAEHQSHKAIWTVLGNLSQIQQEVISFDGNRTDKNYMRLEELLTKQLLALDAVDPQGDERCKAARKQAVKLAQNILYYLDMKTDEWEY, encoded by the exons ATggaggggcaggggacagcGAGTGCTGAAGGGGAGCAAG TTCATCTGGAGTTGGACGAGGGAAGAGGAATGGATATGGGTAACCAACACCCATCCATAAAACGGTTACACGAAATACAGAAAGAAGTCAAAGAGATTGAACAGCAAGTGGCTCTCTTCAGCGGCTTATCTTCTGACCGAGATTACAAGAAATTGGAAAGAAGCCTTACGAAACAGCTTTTTGAAATAGATTCTGTAGACACCGAAGGGAAGGGGGATATCCAGCAAGCCAGAAAGCGAGCTGCCCAGGAAACTGAGAggctgctgaaggagctggaacAAAATGCAAACCATCCGCGCAGGCTGGAAATAGAGGCTTTATTCAAGGAGGCACAGTTACTTGTGGAACGTGAGATCACACCTTTTTACAAAGGAGGAAACTGTATAAGTGATGAATTTGAAGAAGGAATTCAGGACATTGTGTTGAGGCTTACGCAGGTGAAAACTGGAGGGAAAGTTTCTCTGCGCAAAGCAAGATACCGCACTCTGACAAAGATATGTGCTGTTCAGGAGATTATAGAGAGTGGTGTAAAGCAACAGCTGTCTCTGCCGCTCTCTAATGATGCACATCCTTCTGTCTCCAAAATTAACTCTGTAATGTGTGAAGTGAACAAAGCCAGAGGAACTCTCATTGCGCTTCTAATGGGAGTGAGTAGTAATGACACCTGCAGGCATCTGTCCTGTGTGCTCACAGGCCTCATTGCTGATTTGGATGCTTTAGATGTTTGTGGTCgcacagaaataagaaattacaGAAAGGGAGTAGTAGAAGAAATCAATAGATTGCAGAGATACCTGGACTTGGATGAGGAAGCAAATTCTACACATGCTTATGATTTGGCACAAAATCAGTCCATTCTGAAAATAGAAGAGATCCGTAAGAAGATGAAGGAAGTTAATTCcttacttttaaaaacagagaatgCTTCTGATTTGTATCTGGGATCCAAAGCAGAGTTACAGGGACTAATTGCCCAACTAGATGAAGTGAGTCCAGGAAAAAATCCCTGTATTAGAGAGGCCAGGAGAAGAGCAGTAATTGAAATTCAGACTCTTATAACATATATTGATTTGAAGGAAGCActggaaaaaaggcaaatgtaTCCAGAGCAAACTGCTGCTGAACATCAATCTCATAAAGCAATTTGGACTGTACTTGGAAACTTGTCTCAAATTCAGCAAGAGGTGATTTCATTTGATGGAAACAGAACAGATAAAAATTACATGAGACTGGAAGAACTTCTTACAAAACAACTTCTAGCCCTGGATGCTGTTGATCCACAAGGTGATGAGCGGTGTAAGGCTGCCAGGAAGCAGGCAGTAAAACTTGCACAGAATATTCTGTACTATCTGGACATGAAAACAGATGAATGGGAATACTGA
- the BAG5 gene encoding BAG family molecular chaperone regulator 5 isoform X2, which translates to MDMGNQHPSIKRLHEIQKEVKEIEQQVALFSGLSSDRDYKKLERSLTKQLFEIDSVDTEGKGDIQQARKRAAQETERLLKELEQNANHPRRLEIEALFKEAQLLVEREITPFYKGGNCISDEFEEGIQDIVLRLTQVKTGGKVSLRKARYRTLTKICAVQEIIESGVKQQLSLPLSNDAHPSVSKINSVMCEVNKARGTLIALLMGVSSNDTCRHLSCVLTGLIADLDALDVCGRTEIRNYRKGVVEEINRLQRYLDLDEEANSTHAYDLAQNQSILKIEEIRKKMKEVNSLLLKTENASDLYLGSKAELQGLIAQLDEVSPGKNPCIREARRRAVIEIQTLITYIDLKEALEKRQMYPEQTAAEHQSHKAIWTVLGNLSQIQQEVISFDGNRTDKNYMRLEELLTKQLLALDAVDPQGDERCKAARKQAVKLAQNILYYLDMKTDEWEY; encoded by the coding sequence ATGGATATGGGTAACCAACACCCATCCATAAAACGGTTACACGAAATACAGAAAGAAGTCAAAGAGATTGAACAGCAAGTGGCTCTCTTCAGCGGCTTATCTTCTGACCGAGATTACAAGAAATTGGAAAGAAGCCTTACGAAACAGCTTTTTGAAATAGATTCTGTAGACACCGAAGGGAAGGGGGATATCCAGCAAGCCAGAAAGCGAGCTGCCCAGGAAACTGAGAggctgctgaaggagctggaacAAAATGCAAACCATCCGCGCAGGCTGGAAATAGAGGCTTTATTCAAGGAGGCACAGTTACTTGTGGAACGTGAGATCACACCTTTTTACAAAGGAGGAAACTGTATAAGTGATGAATTTGAAGAAGGAATTCAGGACATTGTGTTGAGGCTTACGCAGGTGAAAACTGGAGGGAAAGTTTCTCTGCGCAAAGCAAGATACCGCACTCTGACAAAGATATGTGCTGTTCAGGAGATTATAGAGAGTGGTGTAAAGCAACAGCTGTCTCTGCCGCTCTCTAATGATGCACATCCTTCTGTCTCCAAAATTAACTCTGTAATGTGTGAAGTGAACAAAGCCAGAGGAACTCTCATTGCGCTTCTAATGGGAGTGAGTAGTAATGACACCTGCAGGCATCTGTCCTGTGTGCTCACAGGCCTCATTGCTGATTTGGATGCTTTAGATGTTTGTGGTCgcacagaaataagaaattacaGAAAGGGAGTAGTAGAAGAAATCAATAGATTGCAGAGATACCTGGACTTGGATGAGGAAGCAAATTCTACACATGCTTATGATTTGGCACAAAATCAGTCCATTCTGAAAATAGAAGAGATCCGTAAGAAGATGAAGGAAGTTAATTCcttacttttaaaaacagagaatgCTTCTGATTTGTATCTGGGATCCAAAGCAGAGTTACAGGGACTAATTGCCCAACTAGATGAAGTGAGTCCAGGAAAAAATCCCTGTATTAGAGAGGCCAGGAGAAGAGCAGTAATTGAAATTCAGACTCTTATAACATATATTGATTTGAAGGAAGCActggaaaaaaggcaaatgtaTCCAGAGCAAACTGCTGCTGAACATCAATCTCATAAAGCAATTTGGACTGTACTTGGAAACTTGTCTCAAATTCAGCAAGAGGTGATTTCATTTGATGGAAACAGAACAGATAAAAATTACATGAGACTGGAAGAACTTCTTACAAAACAACTTCTAGCCCTGGATGCTGTTGATCCACAAGGTGATGAGCGGTGTAAGGCTGCCAGGAAGCAGGCAGTAAAACTTGCACAGAATATTCTGTACTATCTGGACATGAAAACAGATGAATGGGAATACTGA